The genomic DNA ccaataaatgccctctccttttataggagactgttgacctaggagagtttagggtttcctccacgaattcccgagattgcccttctGCGGGAATTAATGACTTGCTTCCAATCTCGCTGGGCCGAGAATGAATGtcgttgggccgagtggcatattgggcgtagcccatatccaacagaGCTGAGCTTTTTGTTGATGCCCAAACTGATAGCACCTCTTCGGGAAATAGCTTTGCCAGTGCTACTAAGAGTCCCAAAGGTCCAAGGGCCTTTTCGACCGGAAATGGCTTCACAAGTACCAGGGGAAATGTCTCTGCTCGAGGTCACAACGCAGACGCTGCTTCTTCCAGCGGTTCTAGCGCTCAAGACAATGCTGCAGCTGCAGCAAATCGCAATGGTGCTGCTGCCCGTGGAGACGGTTCTGCAGGTTCCGGTTCCACTGTGAGGGGCCGCACCactgataagaagaagaagaagaagaaggacggcAAAGGAAAAAAGAACTGAGCGTGAGGAGATCTCATCATGCTTATTgctcaatattatatatattctaaaaagtcacaatatctcttttgtattcataaataaaaccaGAGACTGTCACCTTTAATTTTCATGAGACTACTACTCTTTCTGTGTAATgcctattttataaataaaaataaatgcaaTAATTACGACCTTGAAttaatcttcttcaatcttaatTAAGTAATGGTaggaaaaatatacatatataagtatatagaACAGTTAATATTATGTTGGAGAAACGTCAAGaaaatgagaagagaagagaatatcctagttatatatatatatatatatatatatatatatcttttcgaATCTCAGAAaagtttgatattttatttgttgaaaaACTATAAACTCACTAATATAAACTTTGGTAATTAGGAAAAGTCTAGTGTTCGAGTTCAGTTAAGGGAACATAACTGATCGTCAGCTTTGTAATCTGAGTTCGGGTTTGTCCGTGGGAGATTACTTTACTACTATCAAAAAACAAGTACCATGCTCTTGCTATGTAAAACTTGAAATCAGATAATGTAatgtttaattatgtttaatatGTTATGAATCTTTTGTCATACACTCATACTATTGCTCTAATACCATTGTTATTAATATTcagatttgaatatattatgaaattaatattCATGAAGATACAGATAGGTAATttataaacagaaaaaattgaaaaattaaaaattgaaaagatatAAATGTTAAATAGACAAATTGTTAGcaaaatatatatgcatgctGACACTTCCTAAATAAGCggttatatataatgttattcGAGGTGAGTGGTTTCTTCTAACAAGAAATCTTTCTAGCTCTCCTACAAAGATGCCAAGATTGCGTCTATATGAAATGTGGAAGGAACAGAACAGGAGGTATCATCACGGTCTTACACTTCCTCCACACAAAATTGGCCATAAAGTTATATCGATTGTCGAGAACACTGAAAGATAGATGAGAGTGAAAGAGTAAGGGCCAAACTAGCCTTGttacaaaaatctcaaaagttATAAAAACCATGTTTAAAGAAAGCCTTCTATAAGCTTCACATTGACATCCTCTACATGGCCTAGATAGGTGTAAATGGAATAACCCTTAAACGCTTCCAATCCTTGTATTTCTACGCTTCTGATTGCGTTTCGCTCGGTACTATAGTACAAAATGTAGACAGACCTGGGTTtacagaaatttaaaaatacaatttcgTTTGACCGAGACAGTCCAACAACTTTGGATAAACCTCTGTATGGCCCTCCAACAGTATTCGTCCACGAAGCAGGCAATACATATGTATGCTCCGACCACTCATGCTTTTCCGCATCTTCTAGAACCCGCAACCTAATATTTGTACTCCTTGGATGGATACCCGTCCCAAGTGAACCTAATTTGCCATTGTAGTTTATCAGAGGTGACCAACAAAATAATGATACATTGAGAGGGTCTCTGGAGTTTTCAACAAATCTGAACTTCTCCGACCTAAGGTCAAAGAGAACAATTATGTAATCCCTTGAAGACGTATGGAACGCTTGATAATACAGAACACCATCGATGCATACATGGTCAACATAATAACCCTCGTTAACAGAATGGGGTATGCAACATTCGACCCTTGTCCATGACGATTCTCCACCAGTTCCTAATGTCAGAACTTGATGGTCCTCAGAGCCCGAGCTTCGTACTCCCCAGGCCATGGACAACACCTTGTATAGTTTCTCGATAGGCTCATACCCTAAAAAGCTCCTCATTCCAAACCTCTTCCTCGTCTTGAGTTTGGGTAAGGTCACAGATTGTCCCGTGTTGGGGTTACATATGACCGAGACCTTACGCTCCTTTCCCTCTGAACCCCGCATATCTTCCACTAACATCAATCCTCTGACAGAACTACGTATCAAATAGATACACTTATGATAATTCGGAATTTTCATATGATAACTGGCGGCTAAAACAGAGGAGTTGTTATCATCTGCAAGAATCTGATGAGGCTGAggtgaggagaagaagaacacgtGGCTGTCTTTTCGGCAAGCGAACAATAGCTTCGGGCGAGCCAAAGATCTCGTCAAGAACAACTCCGTGAAGTAGGGGAGACGAGGAATGGAAGCCCAGAGCTTCGATACGCAGCGACATCTTGATATTGATTTCGTCGGCAGTCTCGAACATATCTCGACAATTAGATCAACTGGGATCGGTTCTCCTCCACCATTGCTTGAGGTCTTGGCTCGCGTATTGCGTCCGGTGACGGCAACAAGATCCTCCTCCGAGACGTTTTGCTGCTCTGATTTCATGGCGGAGACTACCTAGATTGCTAATTACAGGGACTCCAAATTACGACGCAGTCGATACTATAGAAACCCTAGCTAGAGTGCGTTGTTGATTATGTGGCTCGCATTttgatattcttattattatttggttttgttagcaattttttttttttttatgtaccaAAAGTAATAGGGACCCAAAAATAATGTACAAATCCTTTAGACTAGAGAGAGATCACTGAGAAGTAACAATAAAACAACAACGGGTAAATATTTTGGCATGGGTCAGTTTGAAATAAAccaattaaatcagtttttgattTGTCCTTAAACCGGTCCAGAACTAGACCGGGTTTATTAAACCTTAAAAACATTGGTCTCTCCTTCCCAAATTTGGATCTGTGCGATTCTGAGAGTTCCGGCAAGTGAATGAAGTGTAAACGGAGATGTTGTTTTTCGCTGATCGATAGTGGGCACGAATTGAATCAGATAGATCGGTCAGAATTGAAACATTGGCTTCAACGCTGTGGTACTCGCTTTGCATTGCCATGAACTCTCTTATACTTCACTGAAGAAGGGTCTCTGGAGTTGCAACAATGGCGTAATTTTAGAGTTTCCTTGCAAAATGTGTCTGCTTTTTCCAACTCGTTCTCTTCTGCTGCTAGTGCTGCTGTTGATGTAATAAGCCCTAATGATGGTGGAGGAAAAGGGAAGACCTTTAAAGtgaccactttttttttttgacacacTCGGAGAAGAAGGTAGCCAACTCTATAGAAACATTTATAGGTCTAGGGTTCAGCATAGATGAGAATGTGATGATGTTCAAGCGGGATCCTTCTTGCCTTGGATATTCTGCagagttggtgaagaagaagactgagtTTCTGGTCATGCAGATGAATTGGCAACTAAAGGATGTGGCGTACTTGGATTCAGCCTTAGAGAAGAGGACTATCCCAAGGTGTTAATGTCATCAAAGTTCTCATGTCAAAAAGGATTGCTCGGAAGTGAACTCCCTCCAATGACGTCTGTTTTGACAAGTACCAGTCATGCGTTTTTTACTTTGTATGTTAGGAAGCATAAGGACAAGCAGCTTGTGGCCGAGTTGATGGCTACCTTCACTGGAGATTTTGTTTCACTCACTGATAAGAAGGCACGTCTAAAACAATTAACAATGttaagaattgttttttttttgttttctgttagGTTTAGGATTCATTAGTGAATCTTGATGCTTGACTGTGGGAAGTAGAATAGCTTTTGTGTACGAGTGTCTGAAACCCATTTAGACTTTTATAATGTACTTTGACCCAGATCCAACCTGTGTCCTCTAATATACGTCCCGTTTAGGACAATCACGaattgtaaatttgaatttctctgtttttggagTTCTTTTAACTCTTCAACACAGTCTAGAAACTGCATCACAACATTTGTAGGTAGGTTAATTGTAGAATTGGAATAAAGATTGAgatgtttttgaattttctgaACATGAATACCTTTGAGTCTGAAGGATGATGAATCAGTCTTGTACGAAACAATCTTCACAATTAGACTCTTTTTTGTTCCcttcagttttttatttttgtttctcttgttgaTATATGGATTATGGTAAAGATCTTTGTGATGtgcttttctccttttttctgTTACATATTTAGCAGGAACGGTAGACATCtatgaaagaagaaagattcaCTTTCAAACGATGGAACGGTTTATCCAAATACCAAAACTATACGCAGAAACATTGTGGTAAAATGACTGATTTTGGGGACTGTCTTATGAGTGTAGATCTCTTATGGAATCAGTAACCGTTGATCCATCATCTATAAAGCGAATAGGTGAACTCAGTCAAGTCTTTCGTTGTGAAAGCTTATTGTTATGCCTCACCAAGGAGGTCAACACAATTACACAAGACTCGTCGTAGTTACAAATAAAGAGATGTTTACTATTATTGCTCTATTATTCTGTATTCTATCGCCTAAAAATGCCCAAGCATCTGACGTTTCTCCCAAAATTGGAGTGCTCGAAGCAGTGGATTATCCTCGGAAATTCTCTGTCTTTCGCTCGACGACTCTATTTGTACGCTCACAGTATTCGGTGTCATCTTCAAACGCTTAGCTGGGTTCAACTTATCAATTTCGTCATCAAACACTTGGTCTGATCCAGATTCATAGGTCCCTTTGATGCTCTCGTCAATCAAGATCTTGGCACCGCATTCAATAACATCCAAGCCTTGTTCTCTTCTGCTCAATTCTATAACTATCTCGTTGCTCATATTCGAGGTGCGAGTCCCTTTGATGCTCTCGTCGGTCAAGATCATGGCACCACATTCAATAACGTCGAAGTCGTGGTATTTGCTGCTGAATTCGAAAACCATCTCTCTGCTCGTTTCGGTAGATAGCCAGCAATGATGAAATATAAGTAGATGTTCCGTTCGAAATTTGTAGACATTGCCTACGTAGAATAAGCCCTCACCAACTGGATTGTCGTCTTCTATGTGACGGCACACTATTTTGGAAAGATCTTCTTCTGTGATTCGCTGGTTAGGGGAAATCACGACGCAAACCAAAATGCCGGTGTAAGACCCGTCACCGTCTGAATGAATGGTTAATGAATTTCCTTTGGCACGGTGATCGAACCCTGCAGGAACTTGACTTCCGGGTAAAAGCGCTTTTTTGAGATAAAACGATCGTTTGATAATTGCTCTTCGTGCTTGTCGGCCAAATTTGAAGCAGTTGGTGAAATTGAAGCTCGCGTTTGGAGTGTCCAAAGGGTAAAATATGGTCTCCAATGATTCACAATCATCTGCAAATATAAATTCAAGCGAACTAGGGAGTTCTGGCAATGATGTTAGTCTTTTGCAGCTAGATAGATGAAGCTCTTGTAGCAAATGAAGAGCCTTGATGCAATCTGGAATCCTTTCAATATCAGTGTAGCCTAGGTTTAGTTGTTTTAAACTCATGGGGAAATGTGTTATTTCCTTCAACTTTCCACTATGGCGTAAACTGAGAAACCGAAGACGAGAGCAAAGCCTTACTGATGGAAGAACCACTTCAACCGCTGTCTTTGTGATATGCATAGATGTAATGTTCGTTGACATACTTGGAATATACCTTAATCTTGAGCATCCGGTCATGCAAACTCTTTTTAGAGATGCCAAATTCATATGAGTTGGAATTACCTCTAGGTTTATGCAGCCATCCACCCACAAGACAATTAGTTTATGAAGATGTGTACAAGAAGATGGAATCTCTACCAAACTCGTGCAATCACTTAGTTTCAAATACTTCAGATTTGTAGCATTTGAAAGATCTGGGACTTCCTTCAAATGAAAAGACCCTGACAAATCCATCTTCTTGAGATTCTTAAGAGGctgaatatataagaaaaaccaTACAATAATAAAGAGAAATAGAATCATTTAACTTgaaaacatattacatatatattaatatatttaaaagtataACACCAACCTGGGCTCCTTGCCAGAGGCACTCGAGCTTGCTACACTTCATATCAAGCTCAACAAGATGTTCAACATGAAATTTAGGAGGAAGACTCTTGCTTGGGTATGCCTCCCAATTTAGTAATCTTAGACTACGCGGAAACTCCATTTTCCCATGTATATGCATTCTATCATCCCCACCATCtttacttttgtaaactctGACAAATCGAAGATTAGGCATTCTTTTAAAAGCTTTCTTGCTTATAGATACTTCATTGATACCACATATATCAAATGATATACCAACAACGTTCCTGGTACCCTGAACCAAATcccatatagaaaattttcTAACTTCAACAAATGcctaatttatagataaattaacgAACGAAGTAGATAGAAATATACAAGAGAAATAACTAACTTTGGCTTCTTCAAGGACGTCACAAATCTCATTAGCATCCATTAAGATT from Camelina sativa cultivar DH55 chromosome 7, Cs, whole genome shotgun sequence includes the following:
- the LOC104703804 gene encoding disease resistance protein RML1B-like isoform X1, with amino-acid sequence MWETLLEKTSQDANMIEKIARDVSGKLNATPSRDFDGMVGIETHLREMESLLDFDNDEVKRVGIVGPAGIGKTTIARALHSRLSNRFQLTCFVDNLKGSYLRGLDELRLQEQFLSNLLNQDGLKIHHSGVLEERLCKQRVLIILDDVNNIMQLMALANDKTWFGPGSRIVVTTENKELLQQHGINNTYHVGFPSNEQAFKILCKYAFRKYHSYHHGYEKLVQRVTQLCDYLPLGLRVVGSSLCGKNEEEWEEVILRLETKLDPDIEDVLRVSYESLDVNEKTLFLHIAVFFNYKDDNLVETMFADSGLNVIHGLQVLDTRSLIEIRVSTNGKRIVMHRLLQQVGKMVIHKQEPWKRQILMDANEICDVLEEAKGTRNVVGISFDICGINEVSISKKAFKRMPNLRFVRVYKSKDGGDDRMHIHGKMEFPRSLRLLNWEAYPSKSLPPKFHVEHLVELDMKCSKLECLWQGAQPLKNLKKMDLSGSFHLKEVPDLSNATNLKYLKLSDCTSLVEIPSSCTHLHKLIVLWVDGCINLEVIPTHMNLASLKRVCMTGCSRLRYIPSMSTNITSMHITKTAVEVVLPSVRLCSRLRFLSLRHSGKLKEITHFPMSLKQLNLGYTDIERIPDCIKALHLLQELHLSSCKRLTSLPELPSSLEFIFADDCESLETIFYPLDTPNASFNFTNCFKFGRQARRAIIKRSFYLKKALLPGSQVPAGFDHRAKGNSLTIHSDGDGSYTGILVCVVISPNQRITEEDLSKIVCRHIEDDNPVGEGLFYVGNVYKFRTEHLLIFHHCWLSTETSREMVFEFSSKYHDFDVIECGAMILTDESIKGTRTSNMSNEIVIELSRREQGLDVIECGAKILIDESIKGTYESGSDQVFDDEIDKLNPAKRLKMTPNTVSVQIESSSERQRISEDNPLLRALQFWEKRQMLGHF
- the LOC104705177 gene encoding putative F-box protein At2g19630: MKSEQQNVSEEDLVAVTGRNTRAKTSSNGGGEPIPVDLIVEICSRLPTKSISRCRCVSKLWASIPRLPYFTELFLTRSLARPKLLFACRKDSHVFFFSSPQPHQILADDNNSSVLAASYHMKIPNYHKCIYLIRSSVRGLMLVEDMRGSEGKERKVSVICNPNTGQSVTLPKLKTRKRFGMRSFLGYEPIEKLYKVLSMAWGVRSSGSEDHQVLTLGTGGESSWTRVECCIPHSVNEGYYVDHVCIDGVLYYQAFHTSSRDYIIVLFDLRSEKFRFVENSRDPLNVSLFCWSPLINYNGKLGSLGTGIHPRSTNIRLRVLEDAEKHEWSEHTYVLPASWTNTVGGPYRGLSKVVGLSRSNEIVFLNFCKPRSVYILYYSTERNAIRSVEIQGLEAFKGYSIYTYLGHVEDVNVKLIEGFL
- the LOC104703804 gene encoding disease resistance protein RML1B-like isoform X2 produces the protein MSLIASSSFPTCNYKFNVFSSFHGPDVRKTLLSHMRRQFNFNGISMFDDQGIERSEEIAPSLKKAIKESRISIVILSNKYASSRWCLNELVEILECKQSMGKIVMTIFYGVDPSDVRKQTGELGVHFNETCALGTDKDKQNWSKALKDVGNIAGEDFSRWDNEANMIEKIARDVSGKLNATPSRDFDGMVGIETHLREMESLLDFDNDEVKRVGIVGPAGIGKTTIARALHSRLSNRFQLTCFVDNLKGSYLRGLDELRLQEQFLSNLLNQDGLKIHHSGVLEERLCKQRVLIILDDVNNIMQLMALANDKTWFGPGSRIVVTTENKELLQQHGINNTYHVGFPSNEQAFKILCKYAFRKYHSYHHGYEKLVQRVTQLCDYLPLGLRVVGSSLCGKNEEEWEEVILRLETKLDPDIEDVLRVSYESLDVNEKTLFLHIAVFFNYKDDNLVETMFADSGLNVIHGLQVLDTRSLIEIRVSTNGKRIVMHRLLQQVGKMVIHKQEPWKRQILMDANEICDVLEEAKGTRNVVGISFDICGINEVSISKKAFKRMPNLRFVRVYKSKDGGDDRMHIHGKMEFPRSLRLLNWEAYPSKSLPPKFHVEHLVELDMKCSKLECLWQGAQPLKNLKKMDLSGSFHLKEVPDLSNATNLKYLKLSDCTSLVEIPSSCTHLHKLIVLWVDGCINLEVIPTHMNLASLKRVCMTGCSRLRYIPSMSTNITSMHITKTAVEVVLPSVRLCSRLRFLSLRHSGKLKEITHFPMSLKQLNLGYTDIERIPDCIKALHLLQELHLSSCKRLTSLPELPSSLEFIFADDCESLETIFYPLDTPNASFNFTNCFKFGRQARRAIIKRSFYLKKALLPGSQVPAGFDHRAKGNSLTIHSDGDGSYTGILVCVVISPNQRITEEDLSKIVCRHIEDDNPVGEGLFYVGNVYKFRTEHLLIFHHCWLSTETSREMVFEFSSKYHDFDVIECGAMILTDESIKGTRTSNMSNEIVIELSRREQGLDVIECGAKILIDESIKGTYESGSDQVFDDEIDKLNPAKRLKMTPNTVSVQIESSSERQRISEDNPLLRALQFWEKRQMLGHF